A part of Kryptolebias marmoratus isolate JLee-2015 linkage group LG8, ASM164957v2, whole genome shotgun sequence genomic DNA contains:
- the LOC108250357 gene encoding basic salivary proline-rich protein 1-like: MAPGRAEAQTHSSPQARSPGVPPQGQPDPTQEGSRGKLQVTPSSHDAEAPGAAATSQRERPEPRGRTTPQPRPDRARAPGPQQAATKASRHIPRHPAPDKSHPSTGGQRHQPPVQVTPPKGAAYPWTQEMAPFSLGWRRADSPTLRRRARVAHEPRREPGATRTTPVQPPAPTPSRDRPGRVHPVPTPSRNRPGRVHPALMGQPANQPEQPQGKAAQPPSEPHPTPQTPPTYTYILCPIPLKKS; the protein is encoded by the exons ATGGCACCAGGAAGAGCggaggcacagacacacagcagcCCCCAAGCCCGGAGCCCCGGGGTCCCCCCGCAGGGACAACCGGACCCCACCCAGGAGGGCAGCAGGGGCAAGCTCCAGGTGACCCCCAGCAGCCACGATGCAGAAGCCCCAGGGGCCGCAGCGACGAGCCAACGAGAGAGACCCGAGCCCCGAGGGCGCACCACCCCCCAGCCGAGGCCCGACCGAGCCAGGGCGCCCGGGCCCCAGCAAGCAGCCACCAAGGCGAGCCGGCACATACCCCGGCACCCAGCCCCCGACAAGAGCCACCCAAGCACCGGTGGGCAGAGGCACCAACCACCG GTCCAGGTGACGCCCCCCAAAGGGGCAGCCTATCCCTGGACCCAGGAGATGGCCCCCTTCTCTCTGGGGTGGAGAAGAGCAGACAGCCCAACCCTGCGCCGTAGGGCCAGAGTAGCCCATGAGCCAAGGCGAGAGCCAGGTGCCACCCGGACAACCCCGGTCCAGCCACCAGCCCCGACCCCATCCAGAGACAGGCCAGGACGAGTCCACCCAGTCCCGACCCCATCCAGAAACAGGCCAGGAAGAGTCCACCCAGCCCTGATGGGCCAGCCAGCCAACCAGCCAGAGCAGCCCCAGGGCAAAGCAGCCCAACCACCCAGCGAGCCCCATCCCACCCCACAGACCCCCCCCACTTACACTTATATCTTATGTCCCATTCCTCTCAAAAAATCTTGA